In Campylobacter sp. RM16187, the DNA window AGTGATGAGGTTACATCTCCGCGTGGATTTTTAGATCTGCTTGGAGCTTATGAAAGAGGCGAGCTAGAGCTTGATAAGAATGCTAAAAATATCTTTGAAAGCTGTTTTTTGTGCACAAATTGCGTTGATGTCTGCCCAAATTCGCTTAGAGTTGATACGGCTATAGAAAATGTGCGCAGAAATTTAGCGCAGAAATTTGGCATAGCTTGGTATAAAAAGATGTTTTTCTGGCTTCTTAGACATCGCTTTATCATGGATGTCTGCGCTAGGCTTGGATATGTATTTCAAAGTTGTGCGTTTAAGATAAAAGAAAACACCATGACGCCGCGCTTTAGCCTTCCGATGGTGAAAAAAGAGCGACTTTTCCCGACCGCTTCTAAAAAGAGCTTTTTAAATTCGCATCCTGAATTTATAGATAATGGCGGAGAAAAAACGATAGGAATTTTTATCGGTTGTATGGGAAATTACGCTTATACAAGCATCGGAGAGAGCTTGCTAAAAATAGCGCGAAAGCTAAAGCTAAATGTAAATTTGATGAAGCAGCAAGCTTGTTGCGGTGCACCTGCTTATTTTACGGGCGATTTTGATACGGTTAGCGTACTTGCAAAAAGAAACATCGAGTATTTTGAGAGCTTATCAAACGAGCTTGATGCGATAATCATACCTGAAGCCACCTGTTCGGCTATGGTTAAGAT includes these proteins:
- a CDS encoding (Fe-S)-binding protein, which translates into the protein MYKFSEIADKCVKCGKCIQVCTIHNINSDEVTSPRGFLDLLGAYERGELELDKNAKNIFESCFLCTNCVDVCPNSLRVDTAIENVRRNLAQKFGIAWYKKMFFWLLRHRFIMDVCARLGYVFQSCAFKIKENTMTPRFSLPMVKKERLFPTASKKSFLNSHPEFIDNGGEKTIGIFIGCMGNYAYTSIGESLLKIARKLKLNVNLMKQQACCGAPAYFTGDFDTVSVLAKRNIEYFESLSNELDAIIIPEATCSAMVKIDYEHFFHDNDEWRERAKKISEKIFLATEYLEKNTNLAEILADKGKKLESITYHDPCHARKMQGVFKEPRKLLAQNYDIVEMSDPNECCGFGGVTMQAEKYHLSRSAGQRKAAMVDAVNVKFVSAECSACKMQISNALHIHGSNVKFENPIDLIAANL